From the genome of Nitrosomonas sp. Is79A3:
AGTCTGACCCAGTCTCGCGCTTCGATCAGGATCGGGATGTTGGATTCGCGTAGTGCCTGCAGAAAGGTGTCGAGCGGTTCGAACGGTATCGGACTCAAGTCCGGTGAACGCAGTACCAGGTCAAGGTCGCTGGCTTCGTGAGCGCTGCCATTGACGCGCGAGCCATAGGCCCAGGCTGTGACGGCGGGCAAGTGAGCTGCTAGCAGTTCGATCAGCCGTTTGCGGTCTTGCTCGCGCAGGATGAGCTGACTCATGGTCGTTGCTGGATTACTTCGTTGACACGGCGAGCATCCAGAATAAATTGCGGTAATAGCGCCAGGGTTTGGTTGGCGAAGCCTTCGCCATAATCGTGAGCGGTATCGTTACGGTTGTCGCGATAGATTAACCAGCGTTCGGCTTCTTCAAGGGTGATCAAGCCGTGCTTGGCAGCGAGGCGGAAAATATCCTTGAACATCAGTTGATCCACTTGTTTGCTGGAAGCGAAGTAGGGCTTCAAGCTTTTTTTCAGCAGCTTGCCGGTTTGTTCCAGGATGATTTCAAATTCCTTGACACAGGCGGCACGAAAAATATCGTAGGCCACACTGTCCTGCGGCTGCTGATTCAAACTGTCGAAGGCTTGGCTCAGCGTGACAATGCAACGGGCAAAATAATCCGTATTCAGTTGATTCATAGCTTAATCCTCGCAAGATTTTCCAGAATGGCTTGGCTCAATACCGCCTCTTCCCGCAACTGCGCCTCGAATTCTGCCTTCAGCGCGGCAAAGCGCTCGGGGAAATCAAAATCGTCTTCTTCATCCGGCAGCCCGACATAGCGCCCCGGCGTGAGCACATAATCCAGTTCAACCACGCGCTCCACCGGCACTGAAGCGCAGAAGCCTTTGATGTCTTCATACGGCTGGATTCCCGCCTGCGCGGGAATGACGGAGGCGTTGCGCCAGGCGTGGTAGGTGCTGGCGATTTTCTGGATGTCTTCGCGGGACAGTTCGAGGGTGCGGCGGTTGATCAGATGGCCGAGGTTGCGCGCGTCAATAAACAGGATCTGATCCTTACGGGGATGTCCATTATTACGCGCGCGGTTCATGAACCACAATCCGGCAGGAATTTGCGTGTTCAAAAACAACTTACCCGGTAAATTCACGATACAGTCGATCAGATTGCCTTCCGCAATCAGGTTCTTGCGGATTTCCCCTTCGCCGGAAGTTTTGGAAGTCAGCGCGCCTTTGGCCAGTACCACCCCGGCAATGCCCGCGGGCGATAAGTGATACGCAAAATGCTGTAGCCAGGCAAAATTGGCATTGCCCGCCGGGGGTGTGCCGAATTGCCAGCGGCCGTCGTTGCGTAATAACTCGCCGCTCCAGTCACTGACATTGAACGGCGGATTGGCGATGATGAAATCGGCTTTCAGGTCTTTGTGCGCATCGTTCAGGAACGAACCTTCGTTGTTCCATTTCACCTGCGAGCTGTCAATGCCGCGAATGGCGAGGTTCATTTTCGCCAGGCGCCAGGTGGTCTGGTTGCTTTCCTGGCCGTAAATGGAAATATCGTTGATGCGGCCTTGGTGTTCTTCGACAAACTTTTCCGATTGCACGAACATGCCGCCGGAGCCGCAACAGGGATCAAATACCCGGCCTTTGTAAGGCTCCAGCATCATCACCAGCAATTCGACGATGCTGCGCGGCGTGTAGAACTGGCCGCCTTGTTTGCCTTCGGCCAGGGCGAATTCACCGAGGAAATACTCGAACACATGGCCGAGCACATCGGCGCTGCGGGATTTGGCATCGCCCAACGCGATATTACCCACCAGATCAATAAGTCCGCCCAAACTCGCGGGATCGAGGTTTTGCCGGGCAAAGACTTTGGGCAATACGCCTTTCAGTGATGGATTTTCTTTCTCGATGGCATCCATCGCCGCATCCGCAAACTTGCCGATATCCGGCTGTTTGGCTTGAGCGACGAGATGCGGCCAGCGTGACTCGGGCGGGACATAAAAGATGTTTTCGGCTTTGTACTCGTCTTTGTCTTCAGGATCGGATCCGGCATAATCGCCGAATCCTGCTTGCAATTTGGCGAAATGTTCTTCGAATGAGTCGGAAATATATTTCAGGAAGATTAAGCCCAGCACCACATGTTTGTACTCTGCGGCATCAATGTTCTTGCGCAGTTTGTCAGCGGCTTTCCAGAGCTGTTTTTCCAGCGGTTCTTGTTTGATTTCTTTCGCAGCTTTCACCATGGTTAAGCTTATTTCCTTGATGACAGAGAGCGTTATAGGACGCCGATACGGCTTGAGGTAATTTCAGCGAATCACGCGATGGCTTTATCCATCCAGCTTTTTCTTCAGCATGGCGTTGACTTGCGCCGGATTGGCTTTGCCTTGTGTGGCTTTCATGATCTGGCCGATCAGTGAATTGAAGGCTTTTTCTTTGCCGTTGCGATAATCGGCGACTTGCTGCGCATTGGCGGCCAGCACCTGATCAACCAGTTTTTCAATCGCACCGTCGTCGGAAATCTGTTTCAAGCCTTTGGCTTCGATGATGGCGTCGACATTTTTGTCGAGTTCGCCGTTCCACATACTTTCAAACACCGTCTTCGCAGCTTTGCCGGAAATAGTGCCGTCACTGATACGCGCGAGCAGTGCGGCGAGCTGGGCAGGTGTGATCGGGCAGGCGGTCATTTCTATGCCTTCCTTGTTCAATTGCCCGCTGATCTCGCCCATAATCCAGTTGGCGCACAGTTTGGCTTGCGCGGGTAATTGCTTGAGCGTGGCGTCGAAATAATCCGCCATTTCGCGAGAACTGGTCAGCACGGAAGCGTCATAGGCGGACAATGCAAATTCGGAGATGTAACGATCCCGCCGCGCTTGCGGTAATTCCGGCAAGGTTTGCTTGATTTGATCAATCCAGCTTTGCGGAATTTCCAGCGGCAATAAATCCGGATCGGGGAAATAACGGTAGTCGTTGGCGTCTTCCTTGGTGCGCATGGTGCGCGTTTCGTCCTTGTTGGCATCATACAGACGAGTTTCCTGCCGGATAGCGCCGCCGTCTTCAAGGATTTCAATCTGTCTTCTGGCTTCATAATCGATGGCTTTTTCCAGGAAACGGAATGAGTTCAGATTTTTGATTTCGCAGCGCGTGCCGAGTTTTTCGGTGCCGCGCGGGCGCACCGAGACATTCGCATCGCAGC
Proteins encoded in this window:
- a CDS encoding nucleotidyltransferase domain-containing protein; its protein translation is MSQLILREQDRKRLIELLAAHLPAVTAWAYGSRVNGSAHEASDLDLVLRSPDLSPIPFEPLDTFLQALRESNIPILIEARDWVRLPEAFHQEILKDYVVVREGNGSLAKVKL
- a CDS encoding nucleotidyltransferase substrate binding protein, giving the protein MNQLNTDYFARCIVTLSQAFDSLNQQPQDSVAYDIFRAACVKEFEIILEQTGKLLKKSLKPYFASSKQVDQLMFKDIFRLAAKHGLITLEEAERWLIYRDNRNDTAHDYGEGFANQTLALLPQFILDARRVNEVIQQRP
- a CDS encoding class I SAM-dependent DNA methyltransferase, with the protein product MVKAAKEIKQEPLEKQLWKAADKLRKNIDAAEYKHVVLGLIFLKYISDSFEEHFAKLQAGFGDYAGSDPEDKDEYKAENIFYVPPESRWPHLVAQAKQPDIGKFADAAMDAIEKENPSLKGVLPKVFARQNLDPASLGGLIDLVGNIALGDAKSRSADVLGHVFEYFLGEFALAEGKQGGQFYTPRSIVELLVMMLEPYKGRVFDPCCGSGGMFVQSEKFVEEHQGRINDISIYGQESNQTTWRLAKMNLAIRGIDSSQVKWNNEGSFLNDAHKDLKADFIIANPPFNVSDWSGELLRNDGRWQFGTPPAGNANFAWLQHFAYHLSPAGIAGVVLAKGALTSKTSGEGEIRKNLIAEGNLIDCIVNLPGKLFLNTQIPAGLWFMNRARNNGHPRKDQILFIDARNLGHLINRRTLELSREDIQKIASTYHAWRNASVIPAQAGIQPYEDIKGFCASVPVERVVELDYVLTPGRYVGLPDEEDDFDFPERFAALKAEFEAQLREEAVLSQAILENLARIKL
- the gatB gene encoding Asp-tRNA(Asn)/Glu-tRNA(Gln) amidotransferase subunit GatB, producing the protein MQWEIVIGLEVHAQLSTQSKIFSGSSTAYGAAPNTQASVIDLALPGVLPVLNKGAVERAIKLGLSVGAKINSPSIFARKNYFYPDLPKGYQISQYELPVVQGGNIQIQIDGIEKNVRLTRAHLEEDAGKSLHEDFHGMSGIDLNRAGTPLLEIVSEPDMRSSAEAVAYAKTLHALVRWIGICDGNMQEGSFRCDANVSVRPRGTEKLGTRCEIKNLNSFRFLEKAIDYEARRQIEILEDGGAIRQETRLYDANKDETRTMRTKEDANDYRYFPDPDLLPLEIPQSWIDQIKQTLPELPQARRDRYISEFALSAYDASVLTSSREMADYFDATLKQLPAQAKLCANWIMGEISGQLNKEGIEMTACPITPAQLAALLARISDGTISGKAAKTVFESMWNGELDKNVDAIIEAKGLKQISDDGAIEKLVDQVLAANAQQVADYRNGKEKAFNSLIGQIMKATQGKANPAQVNAMLKKKLDG